CGATACCCTGGATTCGGCCAAGAAATGGCTTGCCAGCGCACTCAACTACAATACAAGCCAGAGACCATTGGTCTTTCTAGTGGGCACAAAGGCAGATCTCTTGGTGAGAGAACTACATTTCTATGCACAATTATAGATAAAGAATAATCACATTCACCTCGAAGACAAAGGAGGAATTCATGCGTATGGAGCGCTTGGCGGGCAACGCAGCCGCAGAAATTCAGGCGGAGTATTGGTCCGTATCGGCGCGTTCCGGCTTTAAGGTGACGGAGCTGTTCCAACGGATAGCTGCATTGGCCTTTGAGGAGGCAGTGAAGCAGCAGCTAGGATCCCTCAAAGGCACAACACAGGAACAGGCGACGCTGGCATCTGTGAAATCGCAAACATTTggtaatattttgtattgaaGTCACAAGTCATTGGCCTTACGAAAATGTTCTTGCAGATTTACGCAGCTATTTCAGTAGTCGCTTTTCAAGACAAAAAAGTGGATGTGCTTGCTAGCCTTCACAATTTTAAGTTAAGGagttaataaataaaagttaTTTGAAGAAAAACTGTTGTTTGTGGATAGCCTTGCCATTCATTTGAACAGCACGTCGTTTTGGTGCTGTTGCGCGCACAAACGTAATGTGCTGTAAAGCACTATCTTAAGGGCTGTTGCGCGCACAAACGTAATGTGCTGTAAAGTGCTATCTTGAGTGTCATTGCACACATTAACGTAATGTGCTGTAAAGCGCTATCTTCAGTGCTGTTGCGCGCACAAACGTAATGTGTTGTCTCTTTTTCTTCGACTTcaagttatttatttaagaGCTATGCTTCTAATTTTGTATAGCAACTTTTAGTTAAAGGAATAATTAACTAATTAAAGGAATATTAAAGGAATATTTTGCTTATTCTAATTAATACAACATTTTGGTATGTAAAAGCGCTATTTTGAGTGCTGTTAGGCGCAACATTCAGTGCTGTCAAGTGCAAATATTTAGTGGTCTGGCCACTCTACTGTCACATTACGCTTCCGCTTTTTGACAACTGGCCCTCGGTTgttcttttcatttctttttctcGTAGAAATGCCACCCAAAAAGCCAACTGAGAAATCCGGTAAGGatttttcatataaaaatcaGCTAAAAATGTGTGGATTTATCACCAAAAGCAATGCTAAAGCATGGATAATAATcagaaataaagaaattgcATTAAATCACGAATTTAAGGCAGAAAATAGTTTAAATGTATTCGCCACGTGCGGTGTGGCTGCGTCCAACCACGGCCAATAATATGCGAGCTTGCCCAGTGCTACAATCAagccaattttttttttaccattaTTTTCAAGTGAAATTCCCAGTTGAAATTTAATATAGACCACGACGACGCTTGCTTCAGTGGTGATAGATCAGGCTTAACCTAACTTTGTGTGTATCACATTCCGTGATGTTTACTAATCAATATGATTTGGTGTTCCGCTTGCAGCCAAGCCTGGCGATAAGAAGCcagagcagaagaaggctGCGGCCCCGGCTGCTGCCAAGAAGGAGGCACCAGCTGCTGCCAAGCccgcggctgctgctcccaaGAAGGCGGCTGCTCCTGTCAAGAAGCCAGCTACCGCTGCTGTCAAGAAGCCCACAGCCGTGAAGAAGGTGGCAACCAAGGCCAAGCCAAAGGTCAAGGATGCCAAGAAGAAGCTGGCTGCAGGCAAGAAGCCACAGTCGGTGCTGGCCAAGCTCTCGGCTAAGGCTCGCGCTGCCGCTAAGGCTAAGAAGGCAGTCAAGGTTGGTGCTAAGCCCGCCAAGGGCACTGCTAAGGCCAAGGCTGTTGCTCTGCTGAACGCCAAGAAGGTCCAGAAGAAGGTGAGTTCGCTGTGAACAATTACTTTTCCCTACTCTAATCTGGCTAATCCCCGCTTGTCACTGAATCGTGTAGATCATCAAGGGCGCTTTCGGTACCCGCACTCGCAAGGTCCGCACCAACGTGCACTTCCGTCGTCCCACGACCTTGAAGCTGCCCCGTAACCCCAAGTACCCCAGGAAGTCGGTGCCCACCAGGAACCGCATGGATGCTTACAATATCATCAAGTACCCCTTGACCACAGAAGCAGCCATGAAGAAGATTGAGGACAACAACACCCTGGTCTTCCTCACGCACCTGCGCGCCAACAAGAACCACGTGCGTGCTGCGGTCCGCAAGCTCTATGACATCAAGGTAGCCAAGGTGAACGTTCTGATCAGACCCGATGGTCAGAAGAAGGCTTATGTGCGCCTGGCGCGTGACTACGATGCTCTGGATATTGCCAACAAGATCGGCATCATATAGACAAGCAAAGTGTGGGGAACGTGCATCGCATTCTACATTTCTACATAGAATTCTTTCTATAAACAACATAATAACTAAGCTGACAGAGCGCGAGGATGAACGTTTCTAAGTTGTCGACTGGGTATAATAAAAACCACTCAAAAAGAAACCATTAACTTGCTTGATTCTgggtgggttttttttttgtttttagcgATTATTTTCAGAATTCATCCAAGAGCCACATCATTAAACGTGAGTTAGCATAAGCTTAAACATACCATTTTTAATAATCTAATTTCTTTACAGATTCTTTGCTTATGAGCGAAAAAGATGGGCCACCAGCATAAAAGGTAATTACTAAGGATATGAAATCTTAGAAACagattatatattttttttctgatGATTTTTCGTAGGAATCTCACTGAGCTTCAGTCATTCGTTGCTTTGAAATCAATTTATCTTTCTGATTATACCAATAGTTATACCAAATTGCTTTTGTTCATGTACCCATCTAATCAAAATATTCTCCATATTTGTTTCAGTTGTCTCAAAATGGAGCCTTGGAGGTCATCGTTTCCCGAAGGTGTGTAGAATTTATTATCCTATACAAATTTTTATCTTTGATGATTTTCGAGTAGGAATCTCACTGAGCTTCAGTCATTCGTTGCTATGAAATTAACTTTATCTCTTACTGATTATATTATTCGTAATACGAAACTGAAACTAAATTGTTCTTTGTAAATCCCATCTAATCGAAATATTCTCTACATATTACAGATTACCCATATGTGGTTGCTTGGAATATTTCCCAAAAAGGTGTGTAGAGTTCATGATCCTGTAAATTAGTATATTGTGATGATTTTTTGAGTAGGAATCTCATTGAGCTTCAGTCATTCGTTGCTTTGAAATAAGTTTGTCTCTTACTGATATGTTTAGTGCATTATTTAAAGACCCTGCGAGAAATCTGATGACTAATCAATgctgttttctcttttttcagATGGTGAAACACGCACCGCTTGTATTCCTATATAAATATAGTTGTAGTTAATTTGACAATAAAACAAGCTATTTTCTTATAATTAAAACCATTGTACTTTTAATATCTGCGGAACTGTTTCCTAAACTTGTCATAATGATAGTCGTCGGTCGCACGCTTCACACCATTGGGACCTGTGTGGTTCTgtgctgttttttttccctCCCTCTCCTCCCTTTTGCGTCTTCGCTGTTCGCTGTTCTCCTCGATATTGACTGCATTTAATAAAACGAGATGTACATAAGATATGGGATGAGAAAGGGTCGTACTTACATCGATTGTGTTGCATAAAGTTGACAGCCATGTTCGTGGGCACAAACTGTGACGGTCCGTCCTTCTTGTTCTTTGCATCCTGCAGCAGTTTCTGTTTTGCATCCTCCGTGGCCTCTATATTGCAGATCTTGGCCTGAATGCCCAGGTCTACCTCAGGAATGCCGTTTAACATTTGATTGGACAACATCTCCTCTGATCTGTGCGTGGACGATTGCCGCAAGTGGTCAGGCAGTGCATATAGTGCCGCGTCTTCGGGTGttagatatttatttacatcACCGTCGTCATTGTCTGCGGCATCTGTGCCACCACCCTTTCGCTTCTGCAGCTCTAGCTCAATATATTTCATCATCTCCTCGTCTTCATCGCGTTTGTTCGTCTCAGCAGAGAACTGTGTGCCAATGCCCACATCGTAAGGATCCTCGGCTTCCTTCATTTTGCCAGATTTCAATGTGGCCATGTTGACTAGGCCCCCAGATTTCACATTGAAGGGATCCTTTATGGCCAACTCCTCCTCCGGAGCGATTTTCTTGCCAAGGGCCAGACCCACAAGGCTAACACCATTTGGACGATGACGCAGACGTTGGCGTTCCTTAATATCGTCCAACGTTAGCCTGAGGAGAAATTGCCATTGAAAACGAAAGCATTTTCGCTGATTTTACTCACTTTTCCTCCTTTTCCTCGTCATCAGAGTTTTTGCGTTGGCGTAGATTTTTGCGTGAGGACTTCTTAAAGAAGACCTTTGTCGTCGCGCCCTCTGTCTTCGTTTCATCAGCCGCATCGCTCAttctttgatttgtttatggttttatttttatgaaaatgcgatttgtttattttcttgtaCGTCGCGTGCGCGATAATCGCTACCAATATATCGAGTTGATATGTTTAGTTATCGATAGTATAGTTGCAGCATATAATGttggtatataatggtatatttgcTCCATATTTAAGGGATTTTACGGGTATATCCCAGATCAGAAAATTTTCCATCGACCGAATTAAAGATGATATTCGTATGCAAAATTCAAATGCATGCCGTATTTCAATCgatgattcattaatcggataaagttatgtgggcagggctgggtCACCTATCTATGTGTGATGGAACTCGgataattcgtcagtatattaacagtatattttaaaaatgaatcGGTATATTTCCGAGGGTCTGACGGGGTATAtgttatcgataagtccgtGCAGCATTGCAGTGCATTCCATATATCGAAAAAAAGCGGCATCTATCAAAGGAATTTCGCAaagaataatttttattttttgtgccgCAAGTTGTAGAAAATAGTTAATAAAGCCGGAACGTATTTCCGAATGTGTTGCAGTGAACAAAAGAGAGGTTTGTAGCTGTTTCAATAGACTGTGTGCCTCAACGttattgccaacattgcaacCAAAATCGATTTTGTCTTTTTGCAAACTGCAGTATTGGTGGACCACTAAGTACCCCCCTCGAGGACATTGATGCATTGATAAATAGCTACACGGAGGCATCATGTACAACGGCATTGGCTTGACAACCGCCCGCGGCTCCGGTACCAACGGACATGTGCAGCGCAATTGTGCATTCGTTCGGCCGGGCAAAAAGGACAAGGACTATCGCAGCGAAGATGACATCAAAAAGTTGGACGCCCAGCTGAATCGTCCGCCAAACAAGGAAATTCTTGACCATGACCGCAAGCGCAAGATCGAAGTCAAGTGCTTGGAATTCGAGGAGATACTCGAGAAGCAGGGGTAAGATGATCCATATTCCATGTAAGGGCCTTGTAAATGCAATCCCTAGTTATATAATGCCGGTGACCCCAACGCATTTACTGCGCTGCAAGCGACCAACCTACCGccgctggtggtgctgctacTTCTGTTTATGTGTCCGCTGTTTTCTCTGAATATTTTCTCTGTTTACGGATTGCGCCTGGTAGCAGCGTCGACGTCTCGTTTTTCTCGCCACGAGCGCGCATACGCACTCGCGCAACCACCAACCCCTACCATGCGTCACATATGAGCACTGCGGCGCTCTTCCGGTGACCGCTCCGACACCCTACCCaaggcctgggcctgggcctggcaATGGCCTGCCCTGGTGGTGAAAAAGTGCATTTCAGTTGTAGAGATTATTTCAATAGAAGACATCCGCGTGTCGCGTGCCGCACGGACAAACGTTTCAAACAATCTGAGAATTCCCATtaaagtttaatttttaatgtagTGCAGCCTCTAATATAAGCGAAATAATACCCAAAAGCCTTGTTATTCATTGAAAAATTCTGCCAATCTATCAATCTGGGTGTAAGGTATTCTCCAAGGTACTTTTTTAAGAATTTAAACACGAGAAAAGTTTCTGAATAATAACGTATTGCTTTATGATCCAAACAGACGCACACCGGAGGACATCAAATCGCAAGTGGACTCGTTCCGTCAGAAGTTAGTGGGCCAAGGGAAGACAGATGCACCAAAGGATGAATTTGGACGCGTAGCGTGAGTAGTATATCCATTCAGGCTTAtgtaatttaaacaaaaagtgGGCCTAGTTGACAAATCAATAAACGGTTAAACAAAACGCGTGCCACAATCTCGGCCAGCTACAGCTGTAGGCCCCCCCAGCCAGGCAACGTGCGCCCTGCCATTGCGCCACTGGGTGGTGCGCACAGCATGTGGCCGGCCGCCCACCACATGAGCAACTCAACCCTGCTGCTGGGACATGCTGGCCAATCGGCTTCGAGGAGTGGTATAGAGAAAAGGCTGCTGCAAAGATTTTGGGGATGCGCACTCCCGTTTTCAGTCACTTCGAGTCttccaaagccaaagcaacaTGGCTGCACCGCTCAGGAATAATTAAATACCAATTAAAATagataaatattattaaatgaataaataataagaCAAGCAACCAAGTGTCCTTGGGCAAGAACACAAGGATAAGGGGTCCCATGCAATGGCAATGCTGCAGAGAGGCCGCCACAGGATGCCCGAAAAGATCGCGAAATTTTCACTCCAAGCTCtggaaaaatcaataaaaataatcagCCACCCACAAGCCGCCGTCTGGCCGGAGATGCAGCCAtaggaaaaaaccaaaatataaaatagaGACACTAAACTAGGGAACCCCCTCCTATGACCTGAGGCAGCCCTTCAAGTGTAAcgaaaatacaataaaaaggAGAACAAAATGCAGCAGCTAAAAGGCAGCcagatggtggtggtggtggtgtcgtCTTCCACCCCTAAAGCAGCAGTGCAACCCACTGTCACTGGTGTTCATGCCCAGCCGTGGATTAAGGGCTCAAGTCGTTGGATGTCGTTGTGTGTGTACTATTCTAGTGGttgttgcaagtgttaggtggAGCCCCATTACAATATGGTGTTAAGGCAGCGGCGATAGCAGCGAagagacagagcagagccacagGCCACACTGATGCCAAACTAAATGCAACAAATCACTAAATAAGTCTTCCAAACCTAGCCAGTAATTAATTAGTCGTCTAAGTCGTGAAGTGGAGTCAAGAAGTGCGCAGAGAGCCAACAGTTGCGGCTAACGGAGTAAACCAACAAGGCATACAATTCTTATGCGAATCGTTTTGTAATATTAAGGCTAATCCAATGTCTCCTAAAAATTATCCGACGTCTTCCATAACgataagcaacaacaaaaaatgtattgaaCTTGCATTCGGATAATGCGGGGCATAATGTAGTCAAATCAAACGAATGTGAAGCCAAACCCAATGCTAATCCATCGTCTTCCAATAACCGatgaaaatttatatatttttgtaccTATACAAAGAGTTTAAACAGTCCACTGTCTTCCAAATACATGGATTTATAAAAAAGTAatcatatatataaatattaaataaactAAACGCGAATATAGACGAATTAACATTCGGGTAAAATCCACTGTCTTCCGTAATTAAATGTggaaattaatatttgaataatCATAAAACGGAAACTATAAAGAActatttttttcaaattttataaatattaaaaaaagttaaaatataaataaaaacaaaaattgaactaaaaacaaacccaaaatGCTCTCCTCGGAAATCTACACCAATACGACCACCTCCACGGCTATGTCGGCGGTGGGGATAACTtcagctgcttctgcttctgctgctgcctcagtggcaaccacaacaacaacaacagccaccacATTGCAAGTGGTGAAAGCGAGAAAAC
The sequence above is a segment of the Drosophila pseudoobscura strain MV-25-SWS-2005 chromosome X, UCI_Dpse_MV25, whole genome shotgun sequence genome. Coding sequences within it:
- the RpL23A gene encoding 60S ribosomal protein L23a, encoding MPPKKPTEKSAKPGDKKPEQKKAAAPAAAKKEAPAAAKPAAAAPKKAAAPVKKPATAAVKKPTAVKKVATKAKPKVKDAKKKLAAGKKPQSVLAKLSAKARAAAKAKKAVKVGAKPAKGTAKAKAVALLNAKKVQKKIIKGAFGTRTRKVRTNVHFRRPTTLKLPRNPKYPRKSVPTRNRMDAYNIIKYPLTTEAAMKKIEDNNTLVFLTHLRANKNHVRAAVRKLYDIKVAKVNVLIRPDGQKKAYVRLARDYDALDIANKIGII
- the LOC4813762 gene encoding telomere length and silencing protein 1 homolog, which codes for MSDAADETKTEGATTKVFFKKSSRKNLRQRKNSDDEEKEEKLTLDDIKERQRLRHRPNGVSLVGLALGKKIAPEEELAIKDPFNVKSGGLVNMATLKSGKMKEAEDPYDVGIGTQFSAETNKRDEDEEMMKYIELELQKRKGGGTDAADNDDGDVNKYLTPEDAALYALPDHLRQSSTHRSEEMLSNQMLNGIPEVDLGIQAKICNIEATEDAKQKLLQDAKNKKDGPSQFVPTNMAVNFMQHNRFNIEENSEQRRRKREEREGKKTAQNHTGPNGVKRATDDYHYDKFRKQFRRY